A segment of the Mangrovimonas sp. YM274 genome:
GACAAAGCTACATCATAAGTTAATTCATTCCCTACATCAACAGCATCCAAAACATCATTCCCTCCTGAAGTTGTTCCAACGGTAAGCCAATACCCTTCAACACCTCCTGTTGCTGCACTCCAAGTTAAACCGTTAAGTATGTTGGCATCAGTTTCTCCATCCGTTGGAGATGTAAGCATTGCATTACAGTTAGGAGGAGAAGTTACTTCTTGGTTAGCACTAAAATTATCCACATAAAAATAATAATCTCCAGCAACCCAAGTATTACTGATTCGTAATTTTATACCTGATCCATCTGGCAATGAAGCCCCAGGAATTACACCACTCATCGTAGCACAAACATTGCTAACCACATGATTATCATCATTGATTGTTAAGGCCGTGGTCCAAGTATCACCATCATCCAAGGAATATTGAAACTCAGCGGATCCCCAACCTGCAGGAGTTGGATCTACCGGGTTAGACCAGTTATAATTGACTATTTTATAATCAAATGAAAAGCTTAAATCTGTTTCATTTGATATGCCAGGATAATTGGGTGTAGTGATATTCCCAGTTGATGACCAACTGTAAAGATTGTCTCTTTCTGAGTTTCCTTCACAAGCCTGGGTCGATGAGTTGGTATAGGTGTCTACCCAACCGTCCGGTGTCCCAGAGTCAAAATTTTCATTAATTTCTATTTGTGCCATTCCTGCCTTGCAGAATATACCAAATAAAAAAATTGATAGCATCGTAGTTTTTCTCATAAATTGTTTAGTTTTTAGTTTTTAGAATTGTAATACAGCTAAAAGTATCAATATATTTTATCCTAAACTAGCAGCAATAATACTTAATCGACACATTACCAATATCTAACGATAAAACTCAGAATATTAGCATTTTTCTTACATTTTATAAAATTTTTAACAAGAAAAAACAACACATACACAACAAAAAACTACAAAAAACTACAATCAACTAATTAACTTAAATTTTGCAAACAAAAAAAAGGACGCTTAATAGCGCCCTTTTACTCAATATATATTTTTCTTATTGTTCCTTCACGAAAGCTTCCATGACTTCGGCACTTACTCCCATATTACTAAAACCTCCATCGTTGTATAAGTTTTGCAAGGTAACACGACGTGTTAAATCACTAAACATAGCCACAGTATAATTAGCACAATCTAAAGCAGTGGCATTTCCTAATGGCGACATTTTATCGGCATAGGCGATAAACCCGTCAAATCCTTTTACTCCTTGTCCTGCCGTAGTAGGTGTTGGAGATTGTGAAATAGTGTTTACTCTAACCTTTTTGTCTTTTCCAAAGAAATATCCAAAGCTTCTCGCAATACTTTCCAAATAGGCTTTGTTATCGGCCATATCATTATAATCTGGGAACACACGCTGTGCCGCCATATACGAAAGAGCTACAATACTTCCCCACTCACTCATAGCATCATTTTTATAAAGAACTTGCATCACTTTATGAAAAGATACTGCAGATACATCCCATCCTTTATGAGTAAAATCGTAGTTTTGATTTGTATAGTGGTTGCCTTTACGTACGTTTACCGACATACCAATTGAGTGTAACACGAAATCAATTTTGCCTCCTAAGATCTCCATTGACTTGGCTACAAGATTCTCAAGATCCTCCAAATTAGTAGCATCAGCAGGGATAATTTCAGATCCTGTTTTATCAGCCAACTCTTTAATTTGTCCCATGCGCATTGCAATAGGTGCATTGGTCAACACAAAGGTCCCTCCTTCTTCGTGAACACGCTCTGCGGTTTTCCAAGCAATTGAATTCTCATCCAATGCTCCAAAAATAATCCCTCGTTTTCCTTTTAATAAATTATATGACATGGTATTTATTATTTAGTCAATTGTTGTTTTTGGTTTTGTGGGCAAAGATACTATTAAAATGAGAATTTCCTCTAATTCAATAATTGTTTTGCATGCTCCAATGCTGAATTGGATACATCTATGCCTCCTAACATTTGTGCGATCTCCACAATACGCTCCTCATGGGTCAATCGTTTTAATTGTGTTTGGGTAACCTCATCAATATCGGTTTTAAACACCTTATAATGTGCATCCCCTTTTGCCGCTACTTGAGGTAAATGTGTAATGGTAAACACCTGCATGGTCTTACTCATTTCTTGCATAAGCACTCCCATTTTATCCGATATTTCTCCAGAAACCCCTGTATCTATCTCATCAAACATAATGGTTGGTAATTGTTGGTATTTACTCAAAATAGACTTAATCGCCAACATAATTCGTGAAAGCTCTCCTCCAGACGCCGCTTTTTTAAGTTCGTTAAATTGCCCTCCTTTGTTTGCAGAGAACAAAAACTCCAAATCATCCTTACCGTTATTATAAAACTGTTTAGACAATTCAAGTCCTATTTGGAATCTTGCATTTGGCATTCCTAAAACAGACAATAGCTTTTCCAATTGTTTCTGAAGTTCTGGAATTGCTGTATTTCTGCTTTTGTGAATCTTAAGAGCAAGTTCATTTAAATCCTTTTCGATAGCTTTCTGTTCTTGCTCCTTTTTAGAAATCACCTCATCCAAATTTTGGGTGATATTCACTTTTTCCTTCAATTCATCCCTTATGGCAATCAACTCCCCTACATTTTCAGCAACGTGCTTTTGCATCAAGTTATGAATCAACTGCAACTTGGTATTCACCACGCCCAATCTTTCTGGATCTGCCTCCAACTGATCTTGTAAACGCTCTATTTCAACAAAAACATCATCCAATTCAATTACCGTGCTATTGACTCTTTCAAACAACGATTCATAACTTTTGGAATAAGAAGACAACTTAGACAATTGGTTTTTAATTTCTGTCAAACTTGGAATTACCCCAACAGTTTCATCAATCAACAAACCATGCGAACTTCCTAAACGCTCACTGATTTCCTCAATATTGTTAAGTGTTTCGTATTCTTCTTCCAAAGCCTCCATTTCACCATCAATCAAATTGGCCTTTTCCAATTCTTCCAACAAAAATAAATTGTAGTCCAACTCTTTGGCTGCCTCATTTTTTTGTTGGTTTAAATCATTCAACTCACGTTGCACACCTTTATAAGCTTTCAGCTTCTTGCCATACTCAAGAATCACCTCTTGATTTTTGGCCAAAGCATCTATGACCTGAAATTGAAATGAATCATCCGTTAACTGAAGCGTTTGGTGCTGTGAA
Coding sequences within it:
- a CDS encoding enoyl-ACP reductase — protein: MSYNLLKGKRGIIFGALDENSIAWKTAERVHEEGGTFVLTNAPIAMRMGQIKELADKTGSEIIPADATNLEDLENLVAKSMEILGGKIDFVLHSIGMSVNVRKGNHYTNQNYDFTHKGWDVSAVSFHKVMQVLYKNDAMSEWGSIVALSYMAAQRVFPDYNDMADNKAYLESIARSFGYFFGKDKKVRVNTISQSPTPTTAGQGVKGFDGFIAYADKMSPLGNATALDCANYTVAMFSDLTRRVTLQNLYNDGGFSNMGVSAEVMEAFVKEQ
- the recN gene encoding DNA repair protein RecN; translated protein: MLTNLSIKNYALIDELNVTFNNGLSIITGETGAGKSILLGGLSLILGKRADLGSIKDESKKCVIEATFDITNYNLKALFKSEDLDYEPQTIIRREILPSGKSRAFINDTPVTLGNLQTLGVYLLDIHSQHQTLQLTDDSFQFQVIDALAKNQEVILEYGKKLKAYKGVQRELNDLNQQKNEAAKELDYNLFLLEELEKANLIDGEMEALEEEYETLNNIEEISERLGSSHGLLIDETVGVIPSLTEIKNQLSKLSSYSKSYESLFERVNSTVIELDDVFVEIERLQDQLEADPERLGVVNTKLQLIHNLMQKHVAENVGELIAIRDELKEKVNITQNLDEVISKKEQEQKAIEKDLNELALKIHKSRNTAIPELQKQLEKLLSVLGMPNARFQIGLELSKQFYNNGKDDLEFLFSANKGGQFNELKKAASGGELSRIMLAIKSILSKYQQLPTIMFDEIDTGVSGEISDKMGVLMQEMSKTMQVFTITHLPQVAAKGDAHYKVFKTDIDEVTQTQLKRLTHEERIVEIAQMLGGIDVSNSALEHAKQLLN